One window from the genome of Ictidomys tridecemlineatus isolate mIctTri1 chromosome 12, mIctTri1.hap1, whole genome shotgun sequence encodes:
- the LOC101975476 gene encoding spermine synthase, with translation MAAARHSTLDFMLGAKADGETILKGLQSIFQEQGMAESVHTWQDHGYLATYTNKNGSFANLRIYPHGLVLLDLQNYDSDAQGKEEINSLLNKVEERMKELSQDSTRRVKRLPPIVQGGAIDRYWPTADGRLVEYDIDEVVYDEDSPYQNIKILHSKQFGNILILSGDVNLAESDLAYTQAIMGSGKEDNTGKDVLILGGGDGGILCEIVKLKPKMVTMVEIDQMVIDGYKKYMRKTCGDVLDNPKGDCYQVLIEDCIPVLKTKEGREFDYVINDLTAVPISTSPEEDSTWEFLRLILDLSMKVLKQDGKYFTQGNCVNLTEALSLYEEQLGRLYCPVEFSKEIVCVPSYLELWVFYTVWKKAKP, from the coding sequence ATGGCAGCAGCAAGGCACAGCACCCTGGACTTCATGCTCGGCGCCAAAGCTGATGGTGAGACCATTTTAAAAGGCCTCCAGTCCATTTTCCAGGAGCAGGGGATGGCAGAATCGGTGCACACCTGGCAGGATCATGGCTATTTAGCAACCTACACAAACAAAAATGGCAGCTTTGCCAATTTGAGAATTTATCCACATGGATTGGTGTTGCTGGACCTTCAGAATTACGACAGTGATGCACAGGGCAAAGAAGAAATTAACAGTCTTTTGaacaaagtagaagaaagaatgaaagaattgAGTCAGGACAGTACTAGGCGAGTGAAGCGATTACCTCCCATAGTTCAAGGAGGGGCCATTGACAGATATTGGCCTACTGCTGATGGACGCCTGGTTGAGTACGACATAGATGAAGTAGTATATGATGAAGATTCTCCTTATCAGAACATTAAAATTCTACACTCGAAGCAGTTTGGAAATATTCTTATCCTCAGTGGGGATGTTAATCTGGCAGAGAGTGATCTGGCATATACCCAGGCTATCATGGGCAGTGGCAAAGAAGATAACACTGGCAAAGATGTGCTGATTCTAGGAGGCGGAGATGGGGGTATATTATGTGAAATAGTCAAACTGAAACCAAAGATGGTCACTATGGTAGAGATTGACCAAATGGTGATTGATGGATATAAGAAATATATGCGAAAAACATGTGGTGACGTCTTAGACAATCCTAAAGGAGACTGCTATCAGGTTCTAATAGAAGACTGTATTCCAGTACTGAAGACCAAAGAAGGGAGAGAGTTTGATTATGTGATTAATGATTTGACAGCTGTTCCAATCTCCACATCTCCAGAAGAAGATTCCACATGGGAGTTTCTCAGATTGATTCTTGACCTCTCAATGAAAGTATTGAAACAGGATGGGAAATATTTTACACAGGGGAACTGTGTTAATTTGACTGAAGCCTTGTCACTCTATGAAGAACAGCTCGGGCGCCTCTATTGTCCGGTGGAATTCTCAAAGGAGATCGTCTGTGTCCCTTCATACTTGGAATTGTGGGTATTTTACACTGTTTGGAAGAAAGCTAAACCTTGA